Proteins encoded within one genomic window of Anastrepha ludens isolate Willacy chromosome 4, idAnaLude1.1, whole genome shotgun sequence:
- the LOC128860293 gene encoding NAD(+) hydrolase sarm1 isoform X6: MSHQAPWSIRKGIFRSSGQSDFVPARSPSPIVEMPLSPPPINTTNGGPPISRFSPTCPLSPPPQPIQVVSGPPGPPNAVTINDNVATTKNSSLSNSATTSKSQAQSSSSKQSASSSSSSSKSSSASGSSSSAARMSASSSSSSSSSSASAAAASASRSEALSLRTGDITQQASNNVAAASIKVQSDTFSADKKAISQSQQSQTMTSNGIISQEKHVSSASQANYTMTHKGVSSSGSSMISSSSQMSATNGALIKLHDLKLDDLKALTSGSGQREIEQAIAKYSGVLTSFVNTLEDSKAAQEKSMYLEKINEVMQRAWAVPTHGHELGYSLCNSLRNSGGLDLLMKNCVQGDMKIKFSSAKLLEQCLTTENRTHVVDNGLDKVVNVACMCTKEPNTEHSRVGTGILEHLFKHSEVTCSDVIKLGGLDAVLFECRTNDVETLRHCASALANLSLYGGAENQEAMIFRKVPMWLFPLAFHDDDNIKYYACLAIAVLVANKEIEAEVLKSGCLDLVEPFVTTHDPSEFARSNLAHAHGQSKHWLERLVPVLSSNREEARNLAAFHFCMEAGIKREQGNTEIFHEIGAIEALKTVASCPNAIASKFAAQALRLIGETVPHKLSQQVPLWSVEDVQEWVKQINFGQFVKQFEESQVDGDLLLKLNEENLRDDIGISNGILLKRFERELQNLKRMADYSSKDTAKMHQFLAEIGPEYGTYTYAMLHAGIDRNSLPQLNEDMLIAECGIKNSIHRLRILNAVKNLENSLPSSSEENMAKTLDVFVSYRRSNGSQLASLLKVHLQLRGFSVFIDVERLEAGKFDNGLLNSIRQAKNFVLVLTPNALQRCVDDEEGKDWVHREIVAALKSNCNIIPIIDQQFAWPETDRLPEDMRSVCHFNGVTWIHDYQDACIDKLERFMRGEKNLDRLVGMPSTPGSVTYQRMHSNDSDYQQSVSGGSVGGGGSGGSSAGGAANSSGQAANHQANRYRQSPSPARQRIGGSCGPLGSNGQLSMFGRGSKRNVLPPYRTQQTSAQQKALLMGGSMQNVSPYGYRPPRRSSAGGICNANGSSGNNNSNGSAAGGAASYRSHSVDGLLDTTDGLDPNDRIAEMAALVAAGSTALTNASSTSTLQPGNDYASSVGSLSELIEPEIVAKREKTNLPPNPQHRKSRSLDHFLDEKTLAVITMPQPAPMEGTQSMQNLATPITPDLNRGTRTQPMPQRAGSVMQCDSSTSSAATTPERNVVRKHHHGAAVVRRSPEGISSTEDEREDSLSLRSSSTSCGSMLRAQTRASAHTHRGSQNSGKTSTTSLGSNATGNSHNNSNNNANNKTILNRTIKKVRSLIKNNDLDADELPGLILAQATAPTSGRIIVW; encoded by the exons ATGTCCCATCAAGCGCCTTGGTCCATACGTAAAGGAATTTTCCGCTCAAGTGGCCAATCGGATTTTGTGCCCGCTCGTTCACCCAGCCCCATCGTAGAAATGCCACtttcgccacctccgatcaacACTACAAATGGTGGTCCCCCCATTAGCCGCTTCTCGCCCACCTGTCCGCTTTCGCCCCCACCACAACCTATACAAGTAGTTTCGGGTCCACCCGGACCGCCTAACGCCGTCACAATCAATGACAACGTTGCCACCACGAAAAACTCCTCACTGTCCAACTCCGCCACTACATCTAAATCGCAGGCTCAATCGTCGTCTTCCAAGCAATCTGCGTCATCATCGTCCTCATCTTCAAAATCGTCATCAGCGTCTGGTTCATCAAGTTCAGCTGCGCGTATGTCTGCATCGTCCTCCtcctcatcttcgtcttcgtccgCATCCGCTGCGGCAGCTTCTGCCTCTCGCTCT GAAGCTCTCTCCTTACGCACTGGCGATATTACCCAACAGGCCAGCAATAATGTGGCCGCCGCCAGTATTAAAGTGCAAAGTGATACCTTCTCCGCCGACAAAAAAGCCATCTCACAATCGCAGCAATCACAAACGATGACCTCAAACGGCATCATCAGCCAAGAGAAGCACGTCTCGTCTGCATCGCAAGCGAATTACACAATGACGCATAAGGGTGTCTCCAGTTCGGGCAGTAGCATGATCTCGTCCTCTTCGCAAATGTCCGCTACCAATGGTGCACTCATCAAGCTGCACGATCTTAAGTTGGATGACCTGAAAGCACTGACATCCGGCAGCGGTCAACGTGAGATCGAGCAAGCGATTGCCAAGTACTCCGGCGTGTTGACATCGTTCGTGAATACACTGGAGGATTCAAAGGCTGCTCAAGAGAAGTCAATGTATTTGGAGAAAATCAATGAAGTTATGCAACGTGCCTGGGCTGTGCCCACACATGGACACGAGCTCGGCTATAGTTTGTGCAATTCGCTGCGCAATAGCGGCGGTCTAGATTTGCTCATGAAGAACTGTGTGCAGGGTGATATGAAAATCAAATTCTCATCGGCCAAGTTGTTAGAGCAATGCCTAACGACAGAGAATCGTACACATGTTGTAGACAATGGACTCGACAAAGTGGTGAATGTGGCCTGTATGTGCACAAAAGAACCAAATACCGAACATTCACGTGTGGGCACCGGCATACTAGAACACCTATTCAAACACTCGGAAGTCACATGTTCCGATGTCATCAAATTAGGTGGCTTGGATGCAGTGCTCTTCGAATGCCGTACAAATGATGTGGAAACATTGCGACATTGTGCAAGTGCCTTAGCTAATCTGTCTTTGTATGGTGGCGCCGAAAATCAAGAAGCTATGATCTTCCGCAAGGTACCCATGTGGCTATTCCCGCTAGCGTTCCATGACGACGACAACATAAAGTACTATGCCTGTCTTGCGATCGCCGTACTAGTCGCCAATAAAGAGATCGAAGCTGAAGTGCTGAAGTCAGGTTGCCTCGATTTGGTGGAACCCTTCGTCACCACACACGACCCATCGGAATTCGCGCGCTCAAATCTAGCGCACGCACACGGCCAAAGCAAACATTGGCTAGAACGACTGGTGCCAGTTCTAAGTTCGAATCGCGAAGAAGCTCGCAATCTGGCCGCCTTCCATTTCTGCATGGAGGCGGGTATCAAGCGCGAACAGggaaacaccgaaatatttcaCGAGATCGGCGCCATCGAAGCACTAAAGACTGTAGCGAGTTGCCCCAATGCAATTGCCTCCAAATTCGCAGCGCAAGCGCTACGTCTCATCGGCGAAACTGTACCTCATAAATTGTCGCAGCAAGTGCCACTGTGGTCTGTCGAAGACGTGCAAGAGTGGGTGAAACAAATCAACTTTGGCCAATTTGTGAAACAATTCGAAGAATCACAAGTAGATGGTGATCTATTGTTAAAGTTAAACGAGGAGAATTTGCGTGACGACATTGGCATCTCGAATGGCATACTGCTGAAACGCTTTGAACGTGAGCTGCAAAATCTCAAACGCATGGCTGACTACTCCTCCAAGGACACAGCGAAAATGCACCAGTTCTTGGCCGAAATCGGACCGGAATACGGCACCTACACATATGCAATGCTACACGCAGGCATAGATCGGAATTCATTGCCACAGCTGAATGAAGATATGCTGATTGCGGAGTGTGGCATCAAGAATTCAATACATCGGCTGCGCATACTGAACGCGGTAAAAAACCTAGAAAATTCACTACCCAGCTCGTCCGAAGAGAATATGGCAAAGACGTTGGACGTTTTTGTCAGCTATCGGCGTTCGAATGGCTCGCAATTGGCCAGTTTGTTGAAG GTTCACTTGCAACTGCGCGGTTTCTCGGTGTTCATCGATGTTGAGCGCCTGGAAGCGGGCAAATTCGATAATGGACTGCTAAATAGTATTCGTCAggcgaaaaatttcgttttAGTATTAACACCAAATGCGCTGCAACGGTGTGTTGATGACGAAGAAGGCAAGGATTGGGTGCATCGC GAAATCGTGGCCGCTTTGAAATCAAATTGTAATATTATTCCAATAATAGATCAACAATTTGCGTGGCCCGAAACCGACCGATTACCGGAAGATATGCGCAGCGTTTGTCATTTCAACGGCGTCACGTGGATACATGACTATCAGGATGCCTGCATCGATAAACTAGAGAG ATTTATGCGCGGTGAAAAGAATTTGGATCGCCTCGTAGGTATGCCCAGCACACCCGGTTCGGTGACTTACCAAAGAATGCACAGCAACGATTCCGACTATCAGCAGAGTGTGAGTGGCGGCAGTGTCGGTGGCGGTGGCAGTGGCGGCAGCAGCGCCGGTGGTGCGGCGAATAGCAGCGGACAAG CAGCTAATCACCAGGCAAATAGATACCGGCAATCTCCCTCACCGGCCAGACAGCGCATTGGCGGCAGCTGCGGCCCCTTAGGCAGCAATGGGCAGCTGAGCATGTTCGGGCGTGGTTCGAAGCGTAACGTACTGCCGCCATACCGCACCCAACAGACGTCGGCACAGCAAAAGGCGTTGCTCATGGGTGGTTCCATGCAAAACGTGTCGCCATATGGCTATCGCCCGCCCCGACGTAGCTCAGCTGGCGGTATTTGCAATGCGAATGGCAGTAGcggcaacaacaatagcaacggTTCGGCTGCAGGTGGTGCAGCGAGTTATCGTAGTCATAGTGTCGACGGGTTGTTGGACACAACCGATGGTTTGGATCCCAATGACCGAATTGCAGAGATGGCGGCGCTGGTCGCTGCCGGTAGCACGGCGCTCACCAACGCCAGTTCGACAAGTACTCTGCAGCCTGGCAACGATTACGCTTCGTCGGTGGGTTCACTTTCGGAACTAATTGAACCGGAAATCGTGGCGAAACGTGAGAAGACAAATTTGCCACCAAATCCGCAGCATCGCAAATCGCGCTCACTCGATCATTTTCTAGATGAGAAAACGTTGGCGGTAATTACGATGCCACAACCTGCACCCATGGAGGGTACACAGAGTATGCAGAACCTTGCCACGCCAATAACGCCCGATCTCAATCGTGGTACACGCACACAACCAATGCCACAACGCGCTGGCAGTGTAATGCAATGTGACTCGTCGACATCCAGTGCGGCGACCACGCCCGAACGCAACGTCGTACGCAAACATCATCATGGGGCGGCAGTTGTTCGGCGAAGCCCCGAAGGTATTAGCTCAACAGAAGATGAGCGGGAGGATTCACTATCGCTGCGTAGCAGTAGCACCTCGTGTGGCAGTATGCTGAGAGCGCAGACGCGCGCATCGGCCCATACACACCGCGGTAGTCAGAATAGTGGCAAGACTTCGACAACATCATTGGGTAGCAATGCGACAGGAAACTCccacaataacagcaacaacaacgcaaACAATAAGACTATTCTGAATCGAACAATCAAAAAAGTTCGTTCGCTGATCAAAAA TAACGATTTAGATGCTGACGAATTACCAGGGTTAATTTTAGCACAAGCAACCGCACCCACCTCCGGCAGAATTATAGTTTGGTag
- the LOC128860293 gene encoding NAD(+) hydrolase sarm1 isoform X9, giving the protein MSHQAPWSIRKGIFRSSGQSDFVPARSPSPIVEMPLSPPPINTTNGGPPISRFSPTCPLSPPPQPIQVVSGPPGPPNAVTINDNVATTKNSSLSNSATTSKSQAQSSSSKQSASSSSSSSKSSSASGSSSSAARMSASSSSSSSSSSASAAAASASRSVRKNSCPPFQHFSSPQTASLPPLPPHAHIQLQQQSIPQQPPTTANTTASTTAMNTSANASHTSGTYSSNPNLSSTATGGVLKNVREIPIVVERNKEALSLRTGDITQQASNNVAAASIKVQSDTFSADKKAISQSQQSQTMTSNGIISQEKHVSSASQANYTMTHKGVSSSGSSMISSSSQMSATNGALIKLHDLKLDDLKALTSGSGQREIEQAIAKYSGVLTSFVNTLEDSKAAQEKSMYLEKINEVMQRAWAVPTHGHELGYSLCNSLRNSGGLDLLMKNCVQGDMKIKFSSAKLLEQCLTTENRTHVVDNGLDKVVNVACMCTKEPNTEHSRVGTGILEHLFKHSEVTCSDVIKLGGLDAVLFECRTNDVETLRHCASALANLSLYGGAENQEAMIFRKVPMWLFPLAFHDDDNIKYYACLAIAVLVANKEIEAEVLKSGCLDLVEPFVTTHDPSEFARSNLAHAHGQSKHWLERLVPVLSSNREEARNLAAFHFCMEAGIKREQGNTEIFHEIGAIEALKTVASCPNAIASKFAAQALRLIGETVPHKLSQQVPLWSVEDVQEWVKQINFGQFVKQFEESQVDGDLLLKLNEENLRDDIGISNGILLKRFERELQNLKRMADYSSKDTAKMHQFLAEIGPEYGTYTYAMLHAGIDRNSLPQLNEDMLIAECGIKNSIHRLRILNAVKNLENSLPSSSEENMAKTLDVFVSYRRSNGSQLASLLKVHLQLRGFSVFIDVERLEAGKFDNGLLNSIRQAKNFVLVLTPNALQRCVDDEEGKDWVHREIVAALKSNCNIIPIIDQQFAWPETDRLPEDMRSVCHFNGVTWIHDYQDACIDKLERFMRGEKNLDRLVGMPSTPGSVTYQRMHSNDSDYQQSVSGGSVGGGGSGGSSAGGAANSSGQGGAQQNTTTTNTTNTNT; this is encoded by the exons ATGTCCCATCAAGCGCCTTGGTCCATACGTAAAGGAATTTTCCGCTCAAGTGGCCAATCGGATTTTGTGCCCGCTCGTTCACCCAGCCCCATCGTAGAAATGCCACtttcgccacctccgatcaacACTACAAATGGTGGTCCCCCCATTAGCCGCTTCTCGCCCACCTGTCCGCTTTCGCCCCCACCACAACCTATACAAGTAGTTTCGGGTCCACCCGGACCGCCTAACGCCGTCACAATCAATGACAACGTTGCCACCACGAAAAACTCCTCACTGTCCAACTCCGCCACTACATCTAAATCGCAGGCTCAATCGTCGTCTTCCAAGCAATCTGCGTCATCATCGTCCTCATCTTCAAAATCGTCATCAGCGTCTGGTTCATCAAGTTCAGCTGCGCGTATGTCTGCATCGTCCTCCtcctcatcttcgtcttcgtccgCATCCGCTGCGGCAGCTTCTGCCTCTCGCTCTGTACGTAAAAACTCTTGTCCACCATTTCAGCATTTTAGCTCGCCTCAAACCGCATCTCTGCCGCCACTCCCACCACACGCACACatccaactacaacaacaatcaatACCACAACAACCACCAACAACAGCCAACACTACAGCTTCAACAACAGCAATGAACACAAGTGCAAACGCAAGCCATACATCTGGAACATATTCGAGTAACCCGAACCTTAGCAGCACTGCAACAGGTggtgttttgaaaaatgttcgcGAAATACCCATCGTGGTCGAACGGAACAAG GAAGCTCTCTCCTTACGCACTGGCGATATTACCCAACAGGCCAGCAATAATGTGGCCGCCGCCAGTATTAAAGTGCAAAGTGATACCTTCTCCGCCGACAAAAAAGCCATCTCACAATCGCAGCAATCACAAACGATGACCTCAAACGGCATCATCAGCCAAGAGAAGCACGTCTCGTCTGCATCGCAAGCGAATTACACAATGACGCATAAGGGTGTCTCCAGTTCGGGCAGTAGCATGATCTCGTCCTCTTCGCAAATGTCCGCTACCAATGGTGCACTCATCAAGCTGCACGATCTTAAGTTGGATGACCTGAAAGCACTGACATCCGGCAGCGGTCAACGTGAGATCGAGCAAGCGATTGCCAAGTACTCCGGCGTGTTGACATCGTTCGTGAATACACTGGAGGATTCAAAGGCTGCTCAAGAGAAGTCAATGTATTTGGAGAAAATCAATGAAGTTATGCAACGTGCCTGGGCTGTGCCCACACATGGACACGAGCTCGGCTATAGTTTGTGCAATTCGCTGCGCAATAGCGGCGGTCTAGATTTGCTCATGAAGAACTGTGTGCAGGGTGATATGAAAATCAAATTCTCATCGGCCAAGTTGTTAGAGCAATGCCTAACGACAGAGAATCGTACACATGTTGTAGACAATGGACTCGACAAAGTGGTGAATGTGGCCTGTATGTGCACAAAAGAACCAAATACCGAACATTCACGTGTGGGCACCGGCATACTAGAACACCTATTCAAACACTCGGAAGTCACATGTTCCGATGTCATCAAATTAGGTGGCTTGGATGCAGTGCTCTTCGAATGCCGTACAAATGATGTGGAAACATTGCGACATTGTGCAAGTGCCTTAGCTAATCTGTCTTTGTATGGTGGCGCCGAAAATCAAGAAGCTATGATCTTCCGCAAGGTACCCATGTGGCTATTCCCGCTAGCGTTCCATGACGACGACAACATAAAGTACTATGCCTGTCTTGCGATCGCCGTACTAGTCGCCAATAAAGAGATCGAAGCTGAAGTGCTGAAGTCAGGTTGCCTCGATTTGGTGGAACCCTTCGTCACCACACACGACCCATCGGAATTCGCGCGCTCAAATCTAGCGCACGCACACGGCCAAAGCAAACATTGGCTAGAACGACTGGTGCCAGTTCTAAGTTCGAATCGCGAAGAAGCTCGCAATCTGGCCGCCTTCCATTTCTGCATGGAGGCGGGTATCAAGCGCGAACAGggaaacaccgaaatatttcaCGAGATCGGCGCCATCGAAGCACTAAAGACTGTAGCGAGTTGCCCCAATGCAATTGCCTCCAAATTCGCAGCGCAAGCGCTACGTCTCATCGGCGAAACTGTACCTCATAAATTGTCGCAGCAAGTGCCACTGTGGTCTGTCGAAGACGTGCAAGAGTGGGTGAAACAAATCAACTTTGGCCAATTTGTGAAACAATTCGAAGAATCACAAGTAGATGGTGATCTATTGTTAAAGTTAAACGAGGAGAATTTGCGTGACGACATTGGCATCTCGAATGGCATACTGCTGAAACGCTTTGAACGTGAGCTGCAAAATCTCAAACGCATGGCTGACTACTCCTCCAAGGACACAGCGAAAATGCACCAGTTCTTGGCCGAAATCGGACCGGAATACGGCACCTACACATATGCAATGCTACACGCAGGCATAGATCGGAATTCATTGCCACAGCTGAATGAAGATATGCTGATTGCGGAGTGTGGCATCAAGAATTCAATACATCGGCTGCGCATACTGAACGCGGTAAAAAACCTAGAAAATTCACTACCCAGCTCGTCCGAAGAGAATATGGCAAAGACGTTGGACGTTTTTGTCAGCTATCGGCGTTCGAATGGCTCGCAATTGGCCAGTTTGTTGAAG GTTCACTTGCAACTGCGCGGTTTCTCGGTGTTCATCGATGTTGAGCGCCTGGAAGCGGGCAAATTCGATAATGGACTGCTAAATAGTATTCGTCAggcgaaaaatttcgttttAGTATTAACACCAAATGCGCTGCAACGGTGTGTTGATGACGAAGAAGGCAAGGATTGGGTGCATCGC GAAATCGTGGCCGCTTTGAAATCAAATTGTAATATTATTCCAATAATAGATCAACAATTTGCGTGGCCCGAAACCGACCGATTACCGGAAGATATGCGCAGCGTTTGTCATTTCAACGGCGTCACGTGGATACATGACTATCAGGATGCCTGCATCGATAAACTAGAGAG ATTTATGCGCGGTGAAAAGAATTTGGATCGCCTCGTAGGTATGCCCAGCACACCCGGTTCGGTGACTTACCAAAGAATGCACAGCAACGATTCCGACTATCAGCAGAGTGTGAGTGGCGGCAGTGTCGGTGGCGGTGGCAGTGGCGGCAGCAGCGCCGGTGGTGCGGCGAATAGCAGCGGACAAGGTGGGGCACAACAAAATACGACAACTACAAATACAACCAATACGAATACATAG
- the LOC128860299 gene encoding uncharacterized protein LOC128860299 → MNCPFGPKRTISEGTEEEALELNKLYDDLRRKLSMPRIDRLGGRALAAWDADEKAVHVLRKDGKFGHFGYSHGGRAFLENYEALFLLEMDRLQLEYCTMIMSVEQAYLLLLGESPSTKFNEYLVYSHLTRIGYILVRHQNVAYYNQDEPTKEDCAWALALSIVNNRAIPEYVKKSADFVKVKKEIKHIKECITKQEVPAQKPMEEDNSSAISFDRKIVSTGKRKATGDETENAIEIKRRCLEIASSQKSFLDCLKDEPEFKEFKTAFAKFDIIEMGDRATSNEDELRNLQITFDLYLHNDGFKKSAPKPPTFRLLILGVQEPFPTHAEIAHTYNLQKYPVPLLVVSVAESKQIQAFVYYFS, encoded by the exons ATGAATTGTCCGTTTGGACCCAAACGTACAATATCCGAAGGCACCGAGGAAGAAGCCCTAGAACTTAATAAACTCTAtg ATGATTTACGTAGAAAACTTTCAATGCCACGCATAGATCGGTTGGGCGGCCGAGCGCTGGCTGCTTGGGATGCAGACGAGAAGGCTGTGCACGTCTTGCGTAAAGATGGAAAATTTGGTCATTTTGGCTATAGTCATGGAGGACGTGCCTTTTTGGAAAATTACGaagctttatttcttttagAAATG GATCGTCTGCAGTTAGAGTACTGCACAATGATAATGTCGGTGGAACAGGCTTATTTGCTGTTGCTCGGAGAGTCGCCTAGTACGAAATTTAATGAATATCTTGTTTACTCCCATCTCACGCGCATTGGCTATATATTAGTGCGCCACCAAAACGTGGCCTATTACAATCAAGACGAGCCTACGAAAGAGGATTGTGCTTGGGCACTCGCATTAAGCATTGTAAATAATAGAGCAATACCAGAATATGTGAAAAAATCGGCAGACTTTGTCaaagtcaaaaaagaaataaagcatATCAAGGAGTGTATTACAAAACAGGAAGTACCAGCACAAAAACCAATGGAAGAGGACAATTCATCAGCAATAAGTTTTGATCGGAAAATAGTGTCAACAGGAAAACGAAAAGCCACGGGCGATGAAACTGAGAACGCCATAGAAATTAAACGAAGATGTTTAGAAATAGCTTCTAGCCAAAAAAGTTTTCTGGATTGTCTCAAAGATGAGCCAGagttcaaagaatttaaaacGGCGTTCGCCAAATTCGATATAATCGAAATGGGTGACAGGGCCACAAGTAATGAGGATGAGTTGCGCAATTTACAAATTACTTTCGATTTATACCTACACAATGATGGCTTCAAAAAAAGCGCACCAAAACCACCAACGTTTCGCTTACTGATACTAGGAGTGCAAGAACCGTTCCCTACGCACGCAGAAATAGCTCACACATATAATTTGCAGAAATACCCAGTGCCGCTTCTGGTAGTTTCCGTGGCAGAATCCAAGCAAATACAAGCGTTTGTGTATTATTTCAGCTGA
- the LOC128861095 gene encoding uncharacterized protein K02A2.6-like gives MLALDIIEPVSGPTSWISPIVIVFKEGGEMRLCIDMRRANQAVLRENYPLPTFEVFMTKLRGAKFFSRIDLKWAYHQLELHKSSRHITTFISHKGVFQYKRLMFGINSAPEIFQRVIEKLLCSCKNALNYIDDIIIFGRTELEHDEAVKKVVDVFKNNNLLLNEAKCVWKVRQLKFLGHLISDGGIAPDPSKVQTIRDFRAPQSKEELRSFLGLVTYVGKFIPDLASTTESLRCLLKLNCKFTWGEPQKDAFNKLKLALSEIPKLAYFDPNKKTRVIADASPVALGAVLLQTDLAGEAQVISFASKSLSDTEKRYSQTEKESLALVWAVERYYYYLMGLEFELVTDHKPLETIFKPTSKPPARIERWLLRLQPFKFKVIYRPGKENIADSVSRLCKVVNASTFDNDHNHNIFHIVESSIPSAMGICEIAKESTKDQELVNAASYVKDGLWETDKTSTFYPFRYELSAVGDILLRGTRIVIPKTLREQTLQLAHEGHPGESAMKRRLRSKVWWPLIDRDAESFVKRCVDCLLVSQPNKPAPMQRHSFPNGPWQCVATDLLGPLPNDEYVLVLIDYYSRYQEVKFTKRITSEVIISILREIFSRLGIPNSLRADNGRQFVSAEFKSFCQTHNMELITTPPYWPQANGEVENMNRSLVKRLIIAHNNKRDYKKEIQDFTLMYNVTPHGTTGTSPSELLFNRVIRDKIPGIQDLTGDMLDSAARDLDMINKWKGKEKADTKRGVKEPDIEVGDKVLLRNVIFPHKLTPTFDPTEYVVKEVNGNEVTIAANGKSLRRNISHVKRLPVTKNANPSVSGEHQNAAGLTTPVTTTTTVPAKVASDMVPQSEASSARPHKAVTVSSSTIPTASNS, from the coding sequence ATGCTTGCACTGGATATAATCGAGCCAGTGTCGGGACCCACATCGTGGATTTCACCAATAGTGATCGTCTTCAAAGAAGGGGGCGAAATGAGACTGTGCATCGATATGCGCAGGGCAAATCAAGCCGTATTACGCGAGAATTATCCACTCCCCACCTTTGAGGTATTTATGACCAAACTAAGAGGAGCCAAATTCTTTTCAAGAATTGACCTGAAATGGGCATACCACCAGTTAGAGTTGCACAAGTCCAGTCGCCACATCACGACGTTTATCTCACACAAGGGCGTTTTTCAGTACAAGAGACTGATGTTTGGAATAAACTCAGCTCCTGAAATATTTCAACGCGTGATAGAAAAGCTTTTATGCTCGTGCAAAAACGCACTAAATTACATAGATGATATCATCATATTCGGAAGAACAGAGCTGGAACACGATGAAGCCGTCAAAAAAGTGGTAGACgtattcaaaaacaacaatctcctACTGAATGAAGCGAAATGTGTGTGGAAGGTAAGGCAACTCAAGTTTCTTGGCCATTTGATATCCGATGGGGGCATCGCACCAGATCCTAGTAAAGTCCAGACGATCAGGGATTTTCGGGCTCCACAATCAAAGGAAGAGTTGAGGAGTTTCTTAGGGTTGGTAACGTACGTAGGCAAATTCATCCCCGATCTCGCCAGCACGACTGAATCGCTAAGATGTTTATTGAAACTAAATTGCAAGTTCACTTGGGGTGAACCCCAAAAAGATGCGTTCAACAAACTAAAACTCGCACTCTCTGAGATACCTAAGTTGGCATATTTTGACCCTAACAAAAAAACGCGGGTCATAGCGGACGCTAGTCCAGTTGCGCTAGGCGCGGTATTGTTGCAAACCGATCTCGCTGGCGAAGCCCAAGTCATATCATTCGCAAGTAAAAGTCTTTCAGACACAGAGAAGCGATACTCTCAAACGGAAAAAGAGAGTCTGGCACTGGTGTGGGCGGTCGAGAGGTATTACTATTACCTGATGGGGTTGGAATTCGAGCTAGTCACTGACCATAAGCCGCTAGAGACAATCTTCAAGCCGACGTCGAAACCACCTGCTAGGATAGAGAGGTGGCTCCTTCGGTTACAGCCTTTCAAATTTAAGGTCATATATCGGCCAGGCAAAGAGAATATTGCAGACTCCGTGTCAAGGCTCTGCAAAGTCGTGAATGCAAGCACTTTTGACAACGACCACAACCATAACATTTTTCACATTGTCGAGAGCTCCATACCTTCAGCTATGGGAATATGCGAGATTGCGAAGGAAAGTACCAAGGATCAGGAATTGGTAAATGCTGCATCATACGTGAAAGATGGCTTGTGGGAGACGGACAAAACTAGCACGTTTTATCCATTCCGGTACGAATTGTCAGCGGTAGGCGACATCTTACTTCGAGGCACTCGAATCGTTATACCAAAAACCTTAAGAGAGCAAACGCTACAGCTGGCCCATGAAGGACATCCGGGGGAATCGGCCATGAAGCGGAGATTACGGTCCAAAGTGTGGTGGCCATTAATAGACAGAGATGCGGAATCATTTGTGAAAAGATGCGTAGATTGCTTACTAGTTTCTCAGCCAAATAAACCAGCACCAATGCAAAGGCACTCGTTCCCGAATGGACCATGGCAATGCGTGGCCACTGATCTTCTCGGTCCACTCCCAAATGATGAATACGTATTGGTATTGATCGACTATTATTCCCGATATCAAGAGGTCAAGTTCACTAAAAGAATTACATCTGAAGTCATAATTTCCATTCTGCGAGAAATTTTTAGTCGgttggggataccaaattcattaAGAGCGGACAACGGCCGGCAGTTTGTGAGCGCGGAGTTTAAGAGTTTCTGTCAAACCCACAACATGGAACTAATCACAACCCCTCCATACTGGCCGCAGGCTAATGGAGAGGTCGAAAATATGAACCGCTCGTTAGTGAAACGGTTAATAATagcacacaacaacaaaagagaCTACAAGAAGGAAATTCAGGACTTTACGCTCATGTACAATGTTACCCCTCACGGTACAACTGGGACATCACCATCTGAACTTTTGTTCAACCGCGTTATCAGAGATAAGATCCCGGGGATACAAGACTTGACAGGCGATATGCTGGATTCAGCGGCCAGAGACTTAGACATGATCAACAAATGGAAGGGGAAAGAGAAGGCAGATACGAAGCGCGGAGTGAAAGAACCTGATATTGAAGTGGGAGATAAAGTGCTTCTACGAAATGTTATATTCCCACACAAACTCACACCAACGTTCGATCCAACGGAGTATGTAGTAAAGGAAGTGAATGGAAACGAGGTGACGATAGCGGCGAATGGGAAGTCGTTGAGAAGAAACATAAGCCATGTAAAAAGACTGCCGGTTACCAAAAACGCTAATCCTTCTGTTTCAGGAGAACACCAAAACGCCGCAGGATTAACCACACCGGTTACTACCACGACAACAGTACCAGCGAAGGTCGCAAGTGACATGGTTCCACAAAGCGAGGCGTCGTCAGCAAGACCGCATAAGGCTGTAACAGTTTCATCATCAACAATTCCTACTGCCTCAAATTCATAG